One window of the Salvia miltiorrhiza cultivar Shanhuang (shh) chromosome 6, IMPLAD_Smil_shh, whole genome shotgun sequence genome contains the following:
- the LOC130990781 gene encoding uncharacterized protein LOC130990781 — MPENDPNVVEQLEAPMPWIGMYAAVASTLCTLAMAADVFHGFRSRKYWFPSKYLSLNATSLALLSVAMKLPVDLTTKMYSVTDRLAKVSSLSFISIVMANFLTSLGSMDDKSLLMNVVALGIMVITITGNVCIQVIQMRSYLDLRRAFWEESVAMGLMLLLLLMFISSALTILSTKQFLETRYHDMHNSILNEEELVDITKKLRVLIKKYWVMAETSSPQFVMARSVTSTVSGIVSLIVAFNLVEAEIRIAVKEGIFDHAFSSYKQSTRVILLSQTVGVIVGAIAPTSRWFVAINHRTSTGCRRSIQDAFTVEGYWTQKLVEWRQSSLSVEIQHLKSRKVLHGLRGLILRLGIFVQHLIVMASKLVLSVSICTMRLMSFCLNYIRRSRQKHICDSNSDSGEVDMRRYVIQLQGEAELPAETLSNIFKEVDEIIRKAKKRKPEKLLNLLSKSCNFKGVTEFDSHQVPTLHPQELPHCWALPVVTLACIARAIPNVEKEKSERLLRSVTEGLRYVKLMDKLLDRKGQLAKTRAAAEAVSVEAELKGKWQNRDLDEISIKGKNAEEILQQLHEDSGRRVLEFKRNPKNSVTQNLVYWSPEVIAANSMYRVSKAILLNHGGGEHVFETLSVMIADIVAACLTNLPWAISSMCHRSGIEERERGVRKAAKYLGETEDIIALIQQRQLPILGLPPHRPTYIQEWRALLGLQNQNKDHISINIEE; from the coding sequence ATGCCTGAAAACGATCCAAACGTGGTGGAACAGCTGGAGGCGCCGATGCCGTGGATAGGCATGTATGCCGCCGTAGCATCGACGCTCTGCACGCTCGCCATGGCCGCCGACGTCTTCCACGGATTCCGGAGCAGAAAATACTGGTTCCCATCTAAATACTTGTCCCTCAACGCCACTTCCTTGGCTTTGCTATCCGTGGCAATGAAGCTCCCCGTGGATCTCACCACTAAAATGTACTCTGTCACCGACCGCCTTGCAAAGGTCAGCAGCCTCTCCTTCATCTCCATCGTCATGGCTAATTTCCTGACGTCGTTGGGATCCATGGACGACAAGAGCTTGCTGATGAACGTGGTGGCTCTAGGCATTATGGTGATCACCATCACCGGGAATGTGTGCATCCAGGTCATCCAAATGCGGTCTTATCTCGACTTAAGGCGGGCATTTTGGGAAGAATCTGTTGCCATGGGCTTGATGCTCCTCTTGCTGCTTATGTTCATTTCATCTGCTCTCACCATTCTGTCTACTAAACAGTTTCTGGAGACCAGGTACCATGATATGCATAACTCAATCTTGAACGAAGAGGAATTGGTGGATATCACGAAGAAGCTGAGGGTGTTGATCAAGAAATATTGGGTGATGGCGGAGACCAGCAGCCCTCAGTTTGTGATGGCTCGTTCCGTGACAAGCACCGTGTCTGGCATCGTCAGCTTGATCGTTGCCTTTAATTTGGTGGAAGCTGAGATACGGATCGCGGTGAAGGAGGGGATATTTGATCACGCGTTTTCGAGTTATAAGCAGTCGACGAGAGTGATTCTGCTGTCCCAGACTGTTGGAGTGATTGTGGGTGCCATTGCTCCAACGTCGAGGTGGTTTGTCGCGATAAACCATAGAACCTCGACTGGCTGCAGAAGGAGCATCCAAGATGCATTCACAGTGGAGGGCTATTGGACTCAGAAGCTGGTGGAATGGCGACAGAGCTCGTTATCTGTAGAGATTCAACATCTCAAGAGTAGAAAAGTTCTTCATGGTCTGAGAGGACTCATTCTGAGACTTGGCATCTTTGTTCAGCATCTGATTGTTATGGCGAGTAAATTAGTCCTCTCTGTCTCTATCTGCACGATGAGACTAATGAGTTTCTGCCTCAACTACATCAGAAGGTCGAGGCAGAAACACATTTGTGACTCCAACTCTGACTCCGGAGAGGTGGACATGAGGCGCTATGTTATTCAGCTTCAAGGAGAGGCGGAGTTACCTGCAGAAACACTGAGTAACATCTTCAAAGAGGTGGACGAAATCATCAGGAAAGCTAAGAAGAGGAAACCCGAAAAGCTGCTGAATCTCTTGTCCAAATCATGCAACTTCAAAGGGGTGACAGAATTTGATAGCCATCAAGTTCCAACTCTGCATCCTCAAGAGCTTCCTCATTGCTGGGCTCTACCTGTTGTCACACTGGCTTGCATTGCACGGGCAATTCCGAACGTTGAAAAGGAGAAATCGGAACGCCTATTGCGTAGCGTCACTGAAGGCCTCCGCTATGTGAAGCTTATGGACAAACTTCTCGACAGAAAAGGGCAATTGGCAAAAACGAGAGCTGCAGCGGAAGCAGTGAGTGTAGAAGCTGAACTAAAGGGCAAGTGGCAGAACAGGGATCTTGATGAAATTTCCATTAAAGGAAAGAATGCGGAGGAAATACTGCAACAACTCCATGAAGATTCTGGAAGAAGAGTGCTCGAGTTCAAGAGAAATCCCAAAAACAGTGTCACGCAAAACCTTGTTTACTGGAGCCCGGAGGTGATTGCAGCTAACTCAATGTACAGGGTGAGCAAAGCAATTCTGCTCAACCATGGAGGAGGTGAGCATGTGTTTGAGACATTATCGGTGATGATTGCAGATATAGTGGCTGCGTGCCTCACAAATCTACCGTGGGCAATCAGCAGCATGTGTCACCGCAGTGGCatcgaggaaagagagagaggcgtgCGCAAAGCAGCAAAGTATTTGGGAGAAACTGAAGATATCATCGCACTTATACAACAACGCCAACTTCCCATCTTGGGCCTCCCCCCTCATCGCCCAACTTACATTCAAGAATGGCGAGCCTTGCTTGGCCTCCAAAACCAAAACAAGGATCACATAAGCATCAACATAGAGGAGTGA